The following coding sequences are from one Pseudonocardia sp. HH130630-07 window:
- the zwf gene encoding glucose-6-phosphate dehydrogenase, whose amino-acid sequence MPHHHLPVMGPADIVVFGGTGDLAMRKLLPALYLRDRDGQLGTDTRVVAVSRSGLDVAGYRDKVDSELRRTAPRWAGPDACDDGAVVDRFLARLHHVTLDVADDDWSQLAELLGPADDRTRVLYLASAPQLFGRICVGSAEAGIIDERTRVVLEKPLGHDLASAQAINDEVGSVFAEEQIYRIDHYLGKETVQNLLVLRFANSLFEPLWNAGQIDHVQITVSESIGVGNRADYYDGSGALRDMVQNHLLQLLCLVAMEPPARIDGEGVRNEKLKVLQSLAPLDGADVVRDTVRGQYVEGLVDGTAVPSYATELAESRAGTPRERDHSDTETFVALRAEVANWRWAGVPFYLRTGKRLGTHASEIVVQFKPVPHSIFSGFDGEFPANRLVIRLQPDEGVRLHLTAKEPGPGGIRPIPAPLDLSFARTFGDRLPDAYERLLMDVLRGNPTLFMRRDEIEAAWTWAEPVLRSWERTGQRPRPYAAGSTGPAAATALIERDGRSWHEDY is encoded by the coding sequence GTGCCGCACCACCACCTGCCCGTCATGGGGCCCGCCGACATCGTCGTGTTCGGCGGTACCGGCGATCTCGCGATGCGCAAGCTCCTGCCGGCGCTCTACCTGCGCGACCGGGACGGCCAGCTGGGCACGGACACCCGGGTCGTCGCCGTGTCGCGCTCGGGCCTGGACGTCGCCGGGTACCGCGACAAGGTCGACTCGGAGCTGCGCCGCACGGCGCCGCGCTGGGCCGGCCCGGACGCGTGCGACGACGGCGCCGTGGTGGACCGGTTCCTCGCCCGGCTGCACCACGTCACGCTCGACGTCGCCGACGACGACTGGTCCCAGCTGGCCGAGCTGCTCGGCCCCGCCGACGACCGGACCCGGGTGCTCTACCTCGCGTCGGCGCCGCAGCTGTTCGGGCGGATCTGCGTCGGCAGCGCCGAGGCCGGGATCATCGACGAGCGCACCCGCGTCGTGCTGGAGAAGCCGCTCGGCCACGACCTGGCCTCCGCGCAGGCGATCAACGACGAGGTGGGCTCGGTCTTCGCCGAGGAGCAGATCTACCGGATCGACCACTACCTCGGTAAGGAGACGGTGCAGAACCTGCTGGTCCTGCGCTTCGCCAACTCGCTGTTCGAGCCGCTGTGGAACGCCGGCCAGATCGACCACGTCCAGATCACCGTGTCCGAGTCGATCGGCGTCGGGAACCGCGCGGACTACTACGACGGATCCGGCGCGCTGCGGGACATGGTCCAGAACCACCTGCTGCAGCTGCTGTGCCTGGTCGCGATGGAACCGCCGGCCCGGATCGACGGCGAGGGCGTCCGGAACGAGAAGCTGAAGGTCCTGCAGTCGCTGGCGCCGCTCGACGGTGCCGACGTCGTCCGGGACACCGTCCGCGGCCAGTACGTCGAGGGCCTGGTCGACGGCACCGCCGTGCCCAGCTACGCCACCGAGCTCGCCGAGTCCCGGGCGGGCACCCCGCGCGAGCGGGACCACTCCGACACCGAGACGTTCGTCGCGCTGCGGGCCGAGGTCGCCAACTGGCGCTGGGCCGGGGTGCCGTTCTACCTGCGGACCGGCAAGCGGCTCGGTACCCACGCGTCGGAGATCGTCGTCCAGTTCAAGCCGGTCCCGCACTCCATCTTCTCCGGCTTCGACGGGGAGTTCCCGGCGAACCGCCTCGTCATCCGGCTGCAGCCCGACGAGGGCGTCCGCCTGCACCTGACGGCCAAGGAGCCGGGCCCCGGCGGCATCCGGCCGATCCCGGCCCCGCTGGACCTGTCGTTCGCCCGGACCTTCGGCGACCGGCTGCCGGACGCCTACGAGCGGCTGCTCATGGACGTGCTGCGGGGCAACCCCACGCTGTTCATGCGCCGCGACGAGATCGAGGCCGCGTGGACCTGGGCCGAGCCCGTCCTGCGCAGCTGGGAACGCACCGGCCAGCGGCCGCGGCCCTACGCCGCGGGCAGCACCGGCCCGGCGGCGGCCACCGCGCTCATCGAGCGCGACGGCCGGTCCTGGCACGAGGACTACTGA
- a CDS encoding LacI family DNA-binding transcriptional regulator — translation MTTLADVARRAGVSLATASRALNGSAGRTVAPELAERVLTAAADLDYTPNAQAQAMARGRSTTVGLVVHDIADPYFAAIASGVMSAAADRGLLVTVASSERDVDRELNLVEMLRRQRVRAVVLAGSRSSRPGHTSLVRGELAAIRRDGGSVAAIGQDVLEVPTVVVDNRFAAAALARSLYGLGHREFTVLAGPEDLLTARDRAEGFALGLAELGLELAPDRIVESRFDRDGGYAAAAGLAVDGAIAGHCLFVVNDVLALGAVSALRDSGLRVPEDVAVAGFDDIPTLRDVRPLLTTVALPLVKMGRSALELALDSDATAAAEDERIVIGGHVVLRESTRRRVPAAGPQ, via the coding sequence GTGACCACTCTGGCTGACGTGGCGCGCCGCGCCGGGGTCTCGCTCGCCACGGCGTCGCGGGCGCTGAACGGCAGCGCCGGCCGCACGGTCGCGCCGGAGCTGGCCGAGCGCGTCCTCACCGCGGCGGCCGACCTGGACTACACCCCCAACGCGCAGGCCCAGGCGATGGCCAGGGGGCGGTCGACGACCGTCGGGCTGGTCGTGCACGACATCGCCGACCCGTACTTCGCCGCGATCGCCTCCGGCGTGATGTCCGCGGCGGCCGATCGCGGGCTGCTGGTGACGGTGGCCAGCTCCGAGCGCGACGTGGACCGCGAGCTGAACCTGGTGGAGATGCTGCGCAGGCAGCGGGTACGGGCGGTCGTGCTCGCCGGGTCGCGCAGCTCGCGCCCGGGCCACACGAGCCTGGTCCGCGGTGAGCTCGCGGCGATCCGCCGGGACGGTGGCTCGGTCGCGGCGATCGGGCAGGACGTGCTGGAGGTGCCCACCGTCGTCGTGGACAACCGGTTCGCCGCGGCCGCGCTCGCCCGGTCGCTGTACGGGCTGGGGCACCGCGAGTTCACCGTGCTCGCCGGGCCGGAGGACCTGCTCACCGCCCGCGACCGGGCCGAGGGCTTCGCGCTGGGACTCGCCGAGCTGGGCCTCGAACTGGCGCCGGACCGGATCGTCGAGTCACGCTTCGACCGCGACGGCGGGTACGCCGCCGCGGCCGGGCTCGCCGTCGACGGGGCGATCGCCGGGCACTGTCTGTTCGTCGTCAACGACGTGCTGGCGCTCGGCGCGGTCTCCGCGCTGCGGGACTCCGGCCTGCGGGTGCCCGAGGACGTCGCCGTCGCCGGGTTCGACGACATCCCGACCCTGCGCGACGTGCGCCCGCTGCTGACGACGGTGGCGCTCCCGCTGGTGAAGATGGGCCGGTCGGCACTGGAGCTGGCTCTCGACTCCGACGCCACCGCCGCCGCCGAGGACGAGCGGATCGTGATCGGCGGGCACGTCGTGCTGCGGGAGAGCACCCGCCGCCGGGTGCCCGCCGCGGGCCCTCAGTAG
- a CDS encoding LacI family DNA-binding transcriptional regulator: MERSPGEASERPRMVDVARVAGVSQKSVSNVVNGYEHVSPELRARVERAIELLRFRPNNAARTLRTGRTGVIAVAVPSLSAPYFAELASDLTDVASAQGAAVLFDETHGNPAREAEAARGVREGAIDGLVLSPLALSVSQLADSAAHLPTVLLGESELPDGVDRVVIDNVAAAREATEHLIGLGRRRIAAVGAPTGADRSTGSLRLRGYREALAAAGLGGDDLVVPTAGFNRRRGVGAADRLCALPELPDAVFCFNDALAVGLLAGLRSRGIRVPDDVAVAGFDDVEEAVYCHPALTSVWVDRRRIAESAVAMLLRRIGGGADSAAEHVEVGHELVVRESSTPQARVPESAGSADRLG, from the coding sequence GTGGAGCGGAGCCCGGGAGAAGCGTCCGAGCGGCCGCGGATGGTCGACGTCGCCCGCGTGGCGGGGGTCTCCCAGAAGTCGGTCTCGAACGTCGTCAACGGGTACGAGCACGTGTCGCCCGAGCTGCGCGCCCGGGTCGAGCGGGCGATCGAGCTGCTGCGGTTCCGCCCGAACAACGCGGCGCGCACCCTGCGGACCGGCCGGACCGGGGTGATCGCCGTCGCCGTGCCGAGCCTGTCCGCCCCCTACTTCGCCGAACTGGCCAGCGACCTCACCGACGTCGCGTCCGCGCAGGGCGCGGCCGTCCTGTTCGACGAGACGCACGGGAACCCGGCCCGTGAGGCCGAGGCCGCCCGCGGGGTGCGCGAGGGCGCCATCGACGGGCTGGTGCTGAGCCCGCTCGCGCTGTCGGTGTCCCAGCTGGCGGACTCGGCGGCGCACCTGCCGACCGTGCTGCTCGGTGAGAGCGAGCTGCCCGACGGGGTGGACCGGGTCGTGATCGACAACGTGGCGGCCGCCCGGGAGGCCACCGAGCACCTCATCGGGCTCGGCCGGCGGCGGATCGCCGCGGTCGGCGCCCCCACCGGCGCGGACCGGAGCACCGGTTCGCTGCGGCTGCGCGGCTACCGCGAGGCGCTGGCCGCCGCCGGCCTGGGCGGCGACGACCTGGTGGTGCCGACGGCCGGGTTCAACCGCCGCCGCGGGGTCGGAGCGGCCGACCGGCTGTGTGCCCTGCCGGAGCTGCCCGACGCCGTGTTCTGCTTCAACGACGCGCTGGCCGTCGGCCTGCTCGCCGGGTTGCGCAGCCGGGGGATCCGGGTGCCGGACGACGTCGCCGTCGCCGGGTTCGACGACGTCGAGGAAGCCGTCTACTGCCATCCGGCCCTGACCTCGGTCTGGGTCGACCGGCGCCGGATCGCCGAGTCGGCGGTGGCGATGCTGCTGCGCCGGATCGGGGGCGGCGCGGACTCCGCGGCCGAGCACGTGGAGGTCGGGCACGAGCTCGTCGTGCGGGAGTCGAGCACGCCACAGGCACGCGTGCCGGAGTCGGCCGGGTCGGCGGATCGCCTAGGCTGA
- a CDS encoding glycoside hydrolase family 2 protein, with amino-acid sequence MLVDHPRPQLVRPHRQDLCGEWEFAFDDSDAGLDQGWATTAEPFDRTIQVPYPFESRDSGIHDSTPHPVVWYRRTVRLDPPAPGHRLVLHFGAVDHHATVWLDGARLGEHRGGHTPFALDATDAFVAGADQVLVVRAEDRLDAAQPRGKQGWRDDPHVIFYHRTTGIWQPVWAETVPARHIRELHWTPDVAGASVRCEVDLSRPPATDRPLRVRVRLSTADGTTLADQTVLADRRRMVFDVAVPALRHEMNRDELLWSPERPNLVDATVEVLDGGTDGGTVVDTVDSYLGLREIRVEDGRFLLNNRPVFLRLALSQGYWPDSHLAAPAPDGLRREAELAKELGFNGIRIHQKIEDPRFLAWCDRIGLLVWAEMPSAYEFGPDVVEQVAAEWLESVRRDRSHPSIVTWVPMNESWGVSDAASVPEQQHHLQALYHLTKAVDGSRPVISNDGWEHARSDIVGVHDYAPHGDLLRERYGDRASVERALDDRWPGPRRVHLRGHRSDAGAPVVLTEFGGLSFAPAADESWFGYATVTSPEELEERLRGLFDAVHDSPDLAGFCYTQLTDTEQERNGLVTEDRKPKLPVDVLRDIITRPSQAVPTEATEASRRVAPTVA; translated from the coding sequence GTGCTCGTAGACCACCCCCGCCCGCAGCTCGTACGGCCGCACCGCCAGGACCTGTGCGGCGAGTGGGAGTTCGCCTTCGACGACTCCGACGCCGGACTCGACCAGGGCTGGGCGACCACCGCCGAGCCGTTCGACCGGACCATCCAGGTGCCGTACCCGTTCGAGTCCCGCGACTCCGGCATCCACGATTCCACACCGCACCCGGTCGTCTGGTACCGCCGGACGGTCCGGCTCGACCCGCCCGCACCCGGTCACCGGCTGGTCCTGCACTTCGGCGCGGTCGACCACCACGCCACGGTCTGGCTCGACGGCGCGCGGCTCGGCGAGCACCGGGGCGGGCACACGCCGTTCGCCCTGGACGCCACGGACGCGTTCGTCGCCGGCGCCGACCAGGTGCTCGTCGTGCGGGCCGAGGACCGCCTCGACGCCGCCCAGCCGCGCGGCAAGCAGGGCTGGCGCGACGACCCGCACGTGATCTTCTACCACCGCACGACCGGGATCTGGCAGCCCGTCTGGGCCGAGACCGTCCCGGCCCGCCACATCCGCGAGCTGCACTGGACACCGGATGTCGCCGGGGCGTCGGTCCGCTGCGAGGTCGACCTGTCCCGCCCACCCGCGACCGACCGTCCGCTGCGGGTCCGGGTCCGGCTGAGCACCGCCGACGGCACCACACTGGCCGACCAGACCGTGCTCGCCGACCGGCGGCGGATGGTGTTCGACGTGGCGGTCCCGGCGCTGCGGCACGAGATGAACCGCGACGAGCTGCTCTGGTCGCCGGAGCGGCCGAACCTCGTCGACGCGACCGTCGAGGTCCTCGACGGCGGCACCGACGGCGGCACGGTCGTCGACACCGTGGACTCCTATCTCGGGCTGCGCGAGATCCGCGTCGAGGACGGCCGTTTCCTGCTCAACAACCGCCCGGTCTTCCTGCGCCTGGCGCTGTCGCAGGGGTACTGGCCGGACTCGCACCTGGCCGCCCCGGCCCCGGACGGCCTGCGCCGCGAGGCCGAGCTCGCCAAGGAGCTCGGGTTCAACGGGATCCGGATCCACCAGAAGATCGAGGACCCCCGGTTCCTGGCCTGGTGCGACCGGATCGGCCTGCTCGTGTGGGCGGAGATGCCGAGCGCGTACGAGTTCGGCCCGGACGTCGTGGAGCAGGTGGCCGCGGAGTGGCTGGAGTCGGTCCGCCGGGACCGCAGCCACCCGTCGATCGTCACCTGGGTCCCCATGAACGAGAGCTGGGGGGTGAGCGACGCGGCGTCGGTGCCCGAGCAGCAGCACCACCTGCAGGCGCTCTACCACCTGACGAAGGCCGTCGACGGCTCCCGGCCGGTCATCTCCAACGACGGCTGGGAGCACGCGCGCAGCGACATCGTCGGGGTGCACGACTACGCCCCGCACGGCGACCTGCTGCGCGAGCGCTACGGCGACCGCGCGTCGGTCGAGCGGGCGCTCGACGACCGCTGGCCCGGCCCGCGCCGGGTGCACCTGCGCGGGCACCGGTCGGACGCCGGCGCACCCGTCGTGCTGACGGAGTTCGGCGGGCTCAGCTTCGCACCGGCCGCCGACGAGAGCTGGTTCGGCTACGCCACGGTGACCTCGCCGGAGGAGCTGGAGGAGCGGCTGCGCGGCCTGTTCGACGCCGTCCACGACAGCCCCGACCTGGCCGGGTTCTGCTACACCCAGCTCACCGACACCGAGCAGGAGCGCAACGGTCTGGTGACCGAGGACCGCAAGCCCAAGCTGCCGGTGGACGTGTTGCGCGACATCATCACCCGTCCGTCCCAGGCGGTCCCGACCGAAGCCACCGAAGCCAGCCGGCGGGTCGCCCCGACCGTCGCCTGA
- a CDS encoding carbohydrate ABC transporter permease, with amino-acid sequence MVNELRGLRSSARGAPPGARPRNDRAALGFLAPWLLGLTLITIGPMAMSLYLSFTDYNLLQDANFTGLTNIERMTTDVRLFRSLGVTTLYVLISTPVQLAVALALALLLDRGLRGLALYRSIFYLPSLLGASVAVAELWRRTFGSDGLVNQILFAVTGIEGPGWVSSPSTALGTLMLLHVWTFGAPMVIFLAGLRQIPASYYEAASVDGASRLRQFRSITLPLLSPIIFFNLVLGIINSFQSFTQAFIISGGNGGPSDSTLFFTLYLYQQGFVNFNMGYASALAWLLLIIIAAFTAINFWASKYWVFYDD; translated from the coding sequence ATGGTCAACGAGCTGCGCGGCCTGCGCAGCAGTGCGCGCGGAGCGCCGCCAGGGGCACGCCCCCGCAACGACCGGGCGGCGCTGGGCTTCCTCGCCCCGTGGTTGCTCGGCCTGACACTGATCACCATCGGCCCGATGGCCATGTCGCTGTACCTGTCGTTCACCGACTACAACCTGCTGCAGGACGCGAACTTCACCGGCCTGACCAACATCGAGCGGATGACCACCGACGTCCGGCTGTTCCGCTCGCTCGGTGTCACCACGCTCTACGTGCTGATCTCGACCCCGGTCCAGCTGGCGGTGGCGCTCGCGCTGGCGCTGTTGCTGGACCGGGGGCTGCGCGGGCTGGCGCTCTACCGCTCGATCTTCTACCTGCCGTCGCTGCTCGGCGCGAGCGTCGCGGTGGCCGAGCTGTGGCGGCGCACCTTCGGCAGCGACGGGCTGGTCAACCAGATCCTCTTCGCGGTCACCGGGATCGAGGGCCCCGGCTGGGTGTCCAGCCCGAGCACCGCACTCGGCACGCTGATGCTGCTGCACGTCTGGACGTTCGGCGCACCGATGGTGATCTTCCTGGCCGGGCTGCGCCAGATCCCGGCCTCCTACTACGAGGCCGCGTCGGTGGACGGCGCCTCGCGGCTGCGGCAGTTCCGGTCGATCACCCTGCCGCTGCTGTCCCCGATCATCTTCTTCAACCTGGTGCTCGGGATCATCAACTCGTTCCAGTCGTTCACCCAGGCGTTCATCATCTCGGGCGGGAACGGGGGGCCGTCGGACTCGACCCTGTTCTTCACGCTCTACCTGTACCAACAGGGATTCGTGAACTTCAACATGGGCTACGCGTCCGCGCTCGCCTGGCTGCTGCTGATCATCATCGCCGCCTTCACCGCCATCAACTTCTGGGCCTCGAAGTATTGGGTGTTCTATGACGACTGA
- a CDS encoding carbohydrate ABC transporter permease, protein MLYPVLWMIASSFRPETEIFRRFGLFVDTFDMTHYPEGWDALSAPFSTYLLNSAIVVFGTVLANLVSCSMAAYAFARLTFPFRRTAFAIMLLTIMLPIHVVIVPQYVLFAQLGWINTFLPLIVPKLLATDAFFVFLMVQFIRGIPRELDEAARIDGAGHARIFAQVMLPLMVPALATTAIFTFIWTWNDFFSQLIFLTDPNLYTVPVALRSFIDAQSESSYGPLFAMSVVSLVPIFLVFLFGQRFLLRGIATTGGK, encoded by the coding sequence ATGCTGTACCCGGTGCTGTGGATGATCGCCAGCTCGTTCCGTCCGGAGACCGAGATCTTCCGCCGGTTCGGACTGTTCGTCGACACCTTCGACATGACGCACTACCCCGAGGGCTGGGACGCGCTGTCCGCCCCGTTCAGCACCTACCTGCTGAACTCGGCGATCGTGGTGTTCGGCACCGTGCTCGCCAATCTCGTGTCCTGCTCGATGGCGGCGTACGCGTTCGCCCGACTGACCTTCCCGTTCCGGCGGACCGCGTTCGCCATCATGCTGCTGACCATCATGCTGCCGATCCACGTGGTGATCGTTCCGCAGTACGTGCTGTTCGCCCAGCTCGGCTGGATCAACACCTTCCTGCCGCTGATCGTGCCGAAGCTGCTGGCGACCGACGCGTTCTTCGTGTTCCTGATGGTGCAGTTCATCCGGGGCATCCCGCGCGAGCTCGACGAGGCCGCCCGGATCGACGGCGCCGGGCACGCCCGGATCTTCGCCCAGGTGATGCTGCCGCTGATGGTCCCGGCCCTGGCGACGACCGCGATCTTCACCTTCATCTGGACCTGGAACGACTTCTTCTCCCAGCTGATCTTCCTCACCGACCCGAACCTCTACACGGTCCCGGTCGCGCTGCGGTCGTTCATCGACGCCCAGTCGGAGAGTTCCTACGGCCCGCTGTTCGCGATGAGCGTCGTCTCCCTGGTGCCGATCTTCCTCGTCTTCCTGTTCGGGCAGCGCTTCCTGCTGCGCGGCATCGCGACCACCGGAGGCAAGTGA
- a CDS encoding ABC transporter substrate-binding protein, whose product MPISRRLFLGGMAAAGAALAGCGVARPTTDLTLSTEPVTLRCAWWGSDNRHERTFKAIEAFQRRYPNITVRGEFNEFGGYWNRMATAFAANDAPDLLQNDELYVRSYADRGALFDLGALSAQLDTSQYPETALDTGRVQDVLYALPCGTGARTIVTNVAVLDRLGMDLPDDLTWTWDDLRAFGEEINRRSGGEVWGIDRLSIDTHNIAVWARQHGADLYDEIGNVILPPELLAQWWGYLRELTDSGASPPPSVQVESLTATLSQLPIVNGSAVMTGMFSNEITGVQAAAPDTELRLLRFPRTRGSDRIGLFYKPSMYWSVSAASEHPAEAALLLDFFSNDTEATDILGTERGAPPNSAVLDRLRPTLAPPARQASDYEQALQPLVGEPSPLTPPGASGSGSIAQRYYTNVIFGSSTPEQAAAGFIEELRLTVDTARG is encoded by the coding sequence ATGCCGATCAGCCGTCGCCTATTCCTCGGCGGGATGGCCGCCGCCGGGGCGGCACTGGCCGGGTGCGGGGTCGCCCGGCCCACGACCGACCTGACCCTGTCCACCGAGCCGGTCACCCTGCGCTGCGCCTGGTGGGGCTCGGACAACCGGCACGAGCGGACCTTCAAGGCCATCGAGGCCTTCCAGCGCCGGTACCCGAACATCACCGTCCGCGGGGAGTTCAACGAGTTCGGCGGGTACTGGAACCGGATGGCGACGGCCTTCGCGGCCAACGACGCACCGGACCTCCTGCAGAACGACGAGCTCTACGTCCGGTCCTACGCCGACCGCGGTGCGCTGTTCGACCTCGGGGCGCTGAGCGCACAGCTCGACACCTCGCAGTACCCGGAGACCGCACTGGACACCGGCCGGGTCCAGGACGTGCTCTACGCGCTGCCCTGCGGCACCGGTGCCCGCACCATCGTCACCAACGTCGCGGTGCTCGACCGGCTGGGCATGGACCTGCCCGACGACCTGACCTGGACCTGGGACGATCTGCGCGCCTTCGGCGAGGAGATCAACCGCCGCTCCGGCGGGGAGGTCTGGGGGATCGACCGGCTCTCCATCGACACCCACAACATCGCGGTGTGGGCCCGCCAGCACGGCGCGGACCTCTACGACGAGATCGGCAACGTCATCCTGCCGCCCGAGCTGCTCGCGCAGTGGTGGGGCTACCTCAGGGAGCTGACCGACAGCGGCGCGTCGCCCCCGCCGTCGGTGCAGGTCGAGTCGCTGACCGCCACGCTGAGCCAGCTCCCGATCGTCAACGGGTCGGCCGTGATGACCGGCATGTTCAGCAACGAGATCACCGGGGTGCAGGCCGCGGCGCCGGACACCGAGCTGCGCCTGCTGCGGTTCCCCCGGACCCGCGGCTCGGACCGGATCGGGCTGTTCTACAAGCCCTCCATGTACTGGTCGGTGTCCGCGGCGAGCGAGCACCCGGCCGAGGCCGCACTGCTGCTGGACTTCTTCTCCAACGACACCGAGGCCACCGACATCCTCGGTACCGAGCGCGGCGCCCCGCCGAACTCCGCCGTGCTCGACCGGCTCCGGCCGACGCTCGCGCCGCCGGCCCGCCAGGCCAGCGACTACGAGCAGGCCCTGCAACCGCTGGTCGGCGAGCCCTCCCCGCTGACGCCGCCCGGCGCCAGCGGGTCCGGGTCGATCGCCCAGCGCTACTACACCAACGTGATCTTCGGAAGCTCCACGCCCGAGCAGGCCGCGGCCGGGTTCATCGAGGAGCTCCGGCTGACCGTCGACACGGCACGCGGCTGA
- a CDS encoding Gfo/Idh/MocA family protein, protein MTASPTGPARRVVLVGAGGIAEGSHLPALRDAGVRLVGVVDADAQRAADVAARWGADTSGTDLDAVLAAERPDLAVVATPPVAHRDTVVRCLRAGAWVWCEKPPAVSLAEYDLMAAAESEGGPYVGYVFQHRFGSAARTFREQVRDGSLGRPLVAVCHTLWYRDEEYYAVPWRGNWETEGGGPAMGHGIHQMDLTLSLLGDWHQVTATASTLARDVATEDVSMAVVTMESGALVSVVNSVLSPRQESYLRFDLTDATVEVSHLYGYDNSDWTWTPRPGIDPERAAAWLPGTDLPSSHAAQLTTFLDAMDRGERPPASGADGRRSLELITGLYRSAMTGRPVRRDELGPGDPWYDALDGGGAYRPGTLPTDTPEVVR, encoded by the coding sequence ATGACCGCATCCCCGACCGGCCCGGCGAGGCGCGTGGTGCTGGTGGGCGCCGGCGGCATCGCCGAGGGCTCCCACCTGCCGGCGCTGCGTGACGCCGGGGTCCGGCTCGTCGGCGTGGTCGACGCCGACGCGCAGCGGGCCGCCGACGTCGCCGCGCGCTGGGGGGCGGACACCAGCGGGACCGACCTGGACGCCGTGCTGGCCGCCGAGCGCCCCGATCTCGCGGTGGTCGCCACACCGCCGGTCGCGCACCGCGACACCGTCGTCCGCTGTCTGCGGGCCGGCGCCTGGGTCTGGTGCGAGAAGCCGCCGGCGGTGTCGCTGGCCGAGTACGACCTGATGGCGGCCGCGGAGTCCGAGGGCGGCCCCTACGTCGGCTACGTGTTCCAGCACCGCTTCGGCTCGGCCGCACGGACCTTCCGCGAGCAGGTGCGGGACGGGTCGCTCGGCCGTCCGCTGGTCGCGGTCTGCCACACCCTCTGGTACCGCGACGAGGAGTACTACGCGGTGCCGTGGCGGGGCAACTGGGAGACCGAGGGCGGCGGCCCGGCGATGGGCCACGGGATCCACCAGATGGATCTCACGCTGTCGCTGCTCGGCGACTGGCACCAGGTCACGGCGACGGCGTCGACCCTGGCCCGCGACGTGGCGACCGAGGACGTCTCAATGGCGGTGGTGACCATGGAGTCGGGCGCGCTCGTCTCCGTCGTCAACAGCGTGCTGTCCCCGCGCCAGGAGAGCTACCTGCGCTTCGACCTGACCGACGCGACCGTGGAGGTGTCGCACCTGTACGGCTACGACAACAGCGACTGGACCTGGACCCCGCGGCCCGGCATCGACCCGGAGCGCGCCGCGGCCTGGCTCCCCGGCACCGACCTGCCCAGCTCGCACGCCGCCCAGCTGACGACGTTCCTGGACGCGATGGACCGGGGCGAGCGGCCACCGGCGTCCGGTGCGGACGGCCGGCGCAGCCTGGAGCTGATCACCGGGCTCTACCGCTCGGCCATGACCGGGCGCCCGGTCCGGCGCGACGAGCTGGGCCCCGGTGACCCCTGGTACGACGCACTCGACGGCGGCGGGGCCTACCGGCCCGGCACGCTCCCCACCGACACCCCGGAGGTCGTGCGATGA
- a CDS encoding DUF6807 family protein has protein sequence MRNDPFPAIAPSPAFHDPIVLGDGETIELRHRYVIADGVREPDELAGWAGEFGDTAGFAGPHRDGGTA, from the coding sequence GTGCGCAACGACCCGTTCCCGGCGATCGCCCCCTCCCCCGCGTTCCACGACCCGATCGTGCTCGGCGACGGCGAGACGATCGAGCTGCGGCACCGCTACGTCATCGCCGACGGCGTGCGGGAGCCCGACGAGCTGGCCGGGTGGGCCGGGGAGTTCGGGGACACCGCGGGCTTCGCCGGGCCGCACCGGGACGGGGGGACCGCATGA
- a CDS encoding cupin domain-containing protein → MTAPLPGGVALSALQVYPWEAADGICGGSPHMHLCCTEAYIVTGGAGRLQTLTTSGFAEQSLGPGDVVWFTPGTIHRAVNDGGLEILVLMENSGLPESGDAVLTLPPDRLADRASYDRAIDLAGPDDRPSPDRARERRDLAVAGFTELAAGDGAALAAFHSAAVRLTQPFLDRWRERWAAGAGAAAARTADRIEALRGGDGSHLAHAQVHRQDRPPQEVLGMCGRLAPYKAS, encoded by the coding sequence ATGACGGCGCCGTTGCCGGGCGGGGTCGCGCTCAGCGCCCTGCAGGTCTACCCGTGGGAAGCCGCCGACGGGATCTGCGGCGGCAGCCCGCACATGCACCTGTGCTGCACCGAGGCCTACATCGTCACCGGCGGCGCCGGGCGGTTGCAGACGCTCACCACCTCCGGGTTCGCCGAGCAGTCCCTCGGCCCCGGCGACGTCGTCTGGTTCACCCCCGGCACGATCCACCGCGCGGTCAACGACGGCGGCCTGGAGATCCTGGTGCTGATGGAGAACTCCGGCCTGCCGGAGTCCGGCGACGCGGTGCTGACCCTGCCGCCGGACCGGCTCGCCGACCGCGCGTCCTACGACCGGGCGATCGACCTCGCCGGGCCGGACGATCGGCCGTCGCCGGACCGGGCCCGGGAGCGCCGTGACCTCGCCGTCGCCGGGTTCACCGAGCTGGCGGCCGGTGACGGGGCCGCGCTGGCGGCGTTCCACTCCGCGGCGGTCCGGCTCACCCAGCCGTTCCTGGACCGCTGGCGGGAGCGGTGGGCCGCCGGCGCCGGTGCCGCGGCGGCCCGCACCGCGGACCGCATCGAGGCGCTGCGCGGTGGCGACGGCAGCCACCTGGCCCACGCGCAGGTGCACCGCCAGGACCGGCCCCCGCAGGAGGTGCTCGGCATGTGCGGGCGGCTGGCGCCCTACAAGGCGTCCTGA